The following are encoded together in the Capsulimonas corticalis genome:
- a CDS encoding DUF1559 domain-containing protein, which yields MKVQPKFSRTQSYGFTLIELLVVIAIIAILAAILFPVFAKAREKARQVSCLSNMKQLGLGLMQYVQDNDETYVSGSHTGYGSPDAQVPGFWDGYGVGWAGKIYPYVKSVAVFKCPDDSGSVTPVISYAMNGNFIPDHSTAAAISIAKLNSPASTVFLLEVSQYQSPPVSDFTHEAVSGDTVGLEDNLIGYSRFATGQMRNIGDTKTLPTQQMVDAKGRHTDGSNFLYADGHAKWSLPTKISPGYNASTHFCSGDPNYSWLAAWTDCPDGRSTFSIN from the coding sequence ATGAAAGTACAACCGAAGTTTTCTCGTACCCAATCTTATGGGTTTACACTCATCGAACTGTTAGTCGTCATCGCAATAATAGCGATTCTCGCAGCGATACTATTCCCTGTTTTCGCCAAGGCTCGCGAAAAGGCGCGGCAGGTTAGCTGCTTATCCAATATGAAGCAGCTTGGCCTGGGATTGATGCAGTATGTTCAGGATAACGACGAAACTTACGTGAGCGGCTCCCATACGGGTTACGGCAGTCCGGACGCGCAAGTACCGGGCTTCTGGGACGGATATGGCGTGGGCTGGGCCGGCAAGATCTACCCCTACGTCAAGAGCGTGGCGGTGTTCAAATGCCCGGATGATAGCGGATCGGTAACTCCGGTCATCTCGTACGCCATGAACGGGAACTTCATTCCTGATCACAGCACGGCGGCGGCAATCAGTATCGCCAAACTCAACAGCCCGGCGAGTACTGTGTTCCTCTTGGAGGTTTCCCAATACCAAAGTCCACCTGTCAGTGATTTTACGCATGAGGCCGTTTCCGGTGACACGGTTGGACTGGAAGACAATTTGATTGGCTATTCCCGGTTCGCAACGGGACAGATGCGCAACATCGGAGACACCAAAACGCTGCCGACACAGCAAATGGTCGACGCCAAGGGACGTCATACTGACGGCTCGAATTTCCTCTACGCTGACGGGCACGCAAAATGGTCGCTGCCTACGAAAATATCGCCAGGATATAACGCCAGCACGCACTTCTGTAGCGGCGATCCAAACTATTCGTGGCTTGCCGCGTGGACGGATTGCCCGGATGGCAGATCGACCTTCAGCATCAATTAA
- a CDS encoding glycoside hydrolase family 172 protein: MTQFNGLGLHLGNLSRLSSAQTRSISPENFTGEKGKGGMATEGSSSYHARDLGVGWKVNPYIKIASGETRTIAEIDGSGAIQQIWMTPTGNWRYSIIRIYWDDQEHPSVECPVGDFFACGWGTFAPVSSLAVCVNPGSAFNCYWEMPFRKKCRITFENIADEEMTLYYQVNYTLTDVPEDAAYFHAQFRRVNPLPYKDVYTILDGVQGQGQFAGTYMAWGVNNTGWWGEGEIKFYLDGDGEFPTICGTGTEDYFCGSYNFENHATKQYQEYTTPYAGLPQVIRPNGMYSSQTRFGLYRWHVMDPVRFTQDLKVTIQALGWRSGHRFLPRQDDIASVAYWYQTLPTAPFPALPDRDYLEVI; the protein is encoded by the coding sequence ATGACGCAGTTCAATGGTTTGGGCCTGCATTTAGGCAATCTCTCACGTCTCTCCTCAGCGCAGACGCGCTCCATCTCTCCGGAAAACTTCACCGGGGAAAAGGGCAAGGGCGGCATGGCGACCGAAGGATCGTCGTCCTATCACGCCCGGGATCTGGGCGTCGGCTGGAAGGTCAACCCGTACATCAAGATCGCTTCGGGGGAAACGCGCACGATCGCGGAGATCGATGGGTCGGGGGCGATCCAGCAGATTTGGATGACGCCGACGGGCAACTGGAGATACTCCATCATCCGGATCTACTGGGACGATCAGGAGCATCCTTCGGTCGAATGTCCCGTCGGCGACTTTTTCGCGTGCGGGTGGGGGACGTTTGCTCCGGTCTCGTCGCTCGCTGTTTGCGTCAACCCCGGCTCGGCGTTCAACTGCTACTGGGAGATGCCGTTCCGCAAAAAATGCCGCATCACATTTGAGAATATCGCCGACGAAGAGATGACGCTGTATTACCAGGTCAATTACACGCTGACGGACGTGCCCGAAGACGCCGCCTACTTCCACGCGCAGTTCCGGCGCGTCAATCCATTGCCGTACAAAGACGTCTACACGATTTTGGACGGCGTGCAGGGGCAGGGGCAGTTCGCCGGAACGTACATGGCGTGGGGCGTGAACAACACCGGCTGGTGGGGCGAGGGCGAGATTAAGTTCTATCTTGACGGCGACGGCGAATTCCCAACGATCTGCGGCACCGGCACGGAAGATTACTTCTGCGGCTCGTATAACTTCGAGAACCACGCCACCAAGCAGTACCAGGAGTACACGACGCCCTACGCGGGATTGCCCCAGGTGATCCGCCCGAACGGCATGTATTCGTCGCAGACCCGTTTCGGTCTCTATCGCTGGCATGTGATGGACCCGGTGCGCTTTACCCAGGACCTCAAGGTGACGATCCAGGCGCTCGGATGGCGCTCGGGACATCGCTTCCTGCCCCGCCAGGACGATATCGCCAGCGTCGCGTACTGGTATCAAACGCTCCCCACCGCGCCGTTCCCGGCGCTCCCGGATCGGGATTATCTCGAAGTCATCTGA
- a CDS encoding LacI family DNA-binding transcriptional regulator, whose protein sequence is MSQHTFAERSNETMPVKTQNPKYLDLATRLRADVQNGRLKPGDRLPSFVELRNEHRVSRGTVEKVHALLEKDGLIVREQGRGVFVAPTLRTAANGIIGFAGGGFTERSSSLFWAHLLDGIQQEAAEKELPLLLLTRNSDPSIWSKIDGLLMSVNDDETQILLEHMPAGLPCVSILHPVDEVSSVVVDDYQGTKDATDHLLALGHKRIGFLISGFDRLIDQRLSGYRDALQSAGIEPSLNGIRQMHLRIGRDSKTEFVEQGRRTMREWLGSNWGTLGYTALIAQNDNAAVGAIEALREAGLRVPEDVSVVGYDGNETYDYFTPRLTTVHVPIQEIGARAARMLIDGLHERGREPERATVPARLRLGGSTAPPPMKG, encoded by the coding sequence ATGAGTCAGCACACTTTCGCCGAACGATCGAACGAAACTATGCCCGTCAAAACGCAAAATCCGAAATACCTGGACCTCGCAACGCGGCTTCGCGCGGACGTGCAAAATGGGCGTCTCAAACCCGGCGACCGGCTTCCCTCGTTTGTCGAGCTGCGCAACGAGCACCGAGTCAGCCGGGGGACCGTCGAGAAGGTTCACGCCCTGCTGGAAAAGGATGGGCTGATCGTCCGCGAACAGGGACGAGGCGTGTTTGTCGCGCCGACCCTGCGCACGGCGGCCAACGGGATCATCGGGTTCGCCGGCGGCGGCTTCACCGAACGGAGCAGCTCGCTGTTCTGGGCGCACCTGCTGGATGGTATTCAGCAGGAGGCGGCGGAGAAGGAGCTGCCACTGCTTCTCCTGACCCGCAATAGCGATCCCAGCATCTGGAGCAAAATCGACGGTCTTTTGATGAGCGTCAACGACGATGAAACGCAGATCCTGCTCGAACATATGCCGGCGGGTCTTCCCTGTGTTTCCATTCTTCACCCAGTGGACGAAGTGAGCAGCGTGGTGGTGGACGATTACCAGGGAACCAAGGACGCGACGGACCACTTGCTGGCGCTTGGCCACAAACGGATCGGCTTCCTGATCTCGGGCTTCGACCGCTTGATCGACCAGCGCCTTTCGGGTTACCGGGACGCGCTTCAGTCGGCGGGGATCGAGCCGAGCCTGAACGGGATCCGTCAGATGCATCTGCGGATCGGTCGCGATTCCAAGACGGAGTTCGTGGAGCAGGGGCGGCGGACGATGCGCGAGTGGCTGGGTTCGAACTGGGGGACGCTGGGCTACACGGCGCTGATCGCTCAGAACGACAACGCGGCGGTGGGGGCGATCGAGGCGCTTCGGGAAGCGGGCCTTCGCGTTCCGGAAGATGTGAGCGTGGTGGGTTACGACGGCAACGAGACTTACGACTACTTCACGCCGCGCCTGACGACCGTCCACGTTCCTATTCAAGAAATCGGCGCCAGGGCGGCGCGAATGCTGATCGACGGCCTGCATGAACGCGGGCGTGAACCTGAGCGGGCGACCGTGCCCGCGCGCTTAAGACTGGGAGGATCCACCGCTCCTCCTCCAATGAAGGGATAG
- a CDS encoding glycoside hydrolase domain-containing protein, whose product MQRPNTIVYFTLTSLLALAAMPRPAGAAVADGYKAPQIAVPYAWSKPTLDGEIHEDEWRGAESINTLQTPDHTLGSRPTRFWMMWDADNLYVAMRSPLRPGERLIQALRDPSKDVNAVMDDSYEFWLDAGSHSPDGQPVFFQYLGNFAGARWDVMQEPAAGNSRPSWTAHWSPKNHLTVGPDGARYWDMELAIPRASVYIDQPFQDGFSFTALLSRNFKRPWEQNSIPGTGSFSVPDTYAQYKLIKQAPAVHLLAAGDEKTKTLGLALAAWSPKDQTLHWRYDSDGGVHKEGDLAVKAGQDLAPASMLDLDKPGDGAFRIRVTSADGAQTYLDWSAHRQWGDDSALTQKLNDTGDKVDLTLGYNPARDYVRVTGDFIQYDDRAKIARAHVAVRDSQNMTLAEKDVHLDSLAYVRDLLQLPNVPGGDYTAQLTAYDGANHILFTRDSKFTKKDPTSFPWWNTKLGDIEKVIAPWTPVSYQAGTFGVWGRTMKVGAAGLPSQMTAQGHDLFAGGAYLAADFGSGAPVRTGASALTTLSSSAHRVVVRADDRLGKISVSSKVTTEFDGMYKVEMTLTPHGSVSVNSLKLVVPLRNDAANYLHACGEGIRYGFDDRFLPQGKTGALWDSRRVDGQPMLVGSFIPYLWIGNPERGVCWFADSDQGWVPSNQIPAIEIRRDSPGSTDLVLNLIGGKFTLTTPRTITFAFQATPVKPMPEHWRMDTWWTGDSFKDWAQIESEGKAGAMGLIFSSLPFPLDPPKSHEMVEARHKESNATIFGFDKYRANAVPYFEHINMGEQFVPELTYFNEEWRTRVSRGLSYGKTLSDFMIYKLSHWVQDADIDGFYVDNVFPIADDNIDSGHGYRLPDGRVQPAYQMFDTRRYFLRMRAAFAERGKSGKIVLHMTNHLIAPWMGAADIALDGEHHVIYPEMGKDFMDFWSQERLRMDHPEQWGSPVNFLQEYQGSWDHDVLKKAMRAYTGMLLVNDVLASANANSLNQEAWIARDHFGMESSDVQFHGYWDPANGLKCAAPSVFVSGWTRPGKALIVAANMGEKTGAAVRIDAKALGLPASSHWKVSDAETGQALSAGSDGQVTLAIERHDYRQIVIETGE is encoded by the coding sequence ATGCAGCGACCCAATACGATCGTTTATTTTACCCTGACGTCCTTGCTGGCCCTGGCGGCAATGCCGCGCCCGGCGGGCGCCGCCGTGGCCGACGGGTACAAAGCGCCGCAAATCGCGGTTCCCTACGCGTGGAGCAAGCCGACCCTGGATGGCGAAATCCATGAGGATGAGTGGCGCGGCGCCGAAAGCATCAACACGCTTCAGACTCCCGATCACACGCTGGGCTCCCGCCCAACACGCTTCTGGATGATGTGGGACGCGGATAACCTCTATGTGGCGATGCGTTCGCCGCTGCGTCCCGGCGAGCGGCTGATCCAGGCGCTGCGCGATCCGAGCAAAGACGTCAACGCCGTCATGGACGATTCGTACGAGTTCTGGCTCGACGCCGGATCGCACAGCCCGGACGGCCAGCCGGTCTTTTTTCAGTATCTGGGCAACTTCGCCGGAGCGCGCTGGGATGTCATGCAGGAGCCGGCCGCCGGCAACTCCCGTCCGAGCTGGACCGCGCACTGGAGCCCCAAAAACCATCTTACCGTCGGTCCGGATGGCGCTCGCTACTGGGACATGGAGCTGGCGATCCCGCGCGCCAGCGTCTATATCGATCAGCCGTTTCAAGACGGCTTCTCCTTCACGGCGCTGCTGTCGCGCAACTTCAAGCGTCCCTGGGAGCAGAACTCCATCCCCGGAACCGGCAGCTTCTCCGTTCCCGACACCTACGCGCAGTACAAGCTGATCAAGCAGGCCCCGGCGGTGCATCTGCTCGCGGCGGGCGATGAAAAAACGAAAACACTTGGGCTTGCGCTGGCGGCGTGGTCCCCGAAGGATCAAACCCTGCACTGGCGCTACGACAGCGACGGCGGCGTTCACAAAGAGGGTGACCTCGCCGTGAAAGCCGGGCAGGACCTGGCCCCGGCCTCCATGCTGGATCTGGACAAGCCCGGCGACGGCGCATTCCGAATCCGGGTTACGAGCGCCGATGGCGCGCAGACCTATCTTGACTGGAGCGCTCATCGCCAGTGGGGCGACGACAGCGCTCTGACGCAAAAACTGAACGACACCGGAGACAAAGTCGACCTCACGCTTGGTTACAATCCCGCCCGCGACTATGTCCGCGTGACGGGCGACTTTATCCAGTATGACGACCGCGCCAAAATCGCGCGCGCCCATGTCGCCGTACGGGACAGTCAAAATATGACGCTGGCGGAGAAGGACGTCCATCTGGACTCGCTGGCCTACGTCCGCGATCTGCTGCAGCTGCCCAATGTCCCCGGCGGCGATTACACCGCGCAATTGACGGCGTATGACGGCGCGAACCACATCCTTTTCACCCGGGATAGCAAATTCACCAAGAAGGACCCCACATCGTTTCCCTGGTGGAACACGAAGCTGGGCGATATCGAGAAGGTAATCGCGCCCTGGACTCCCGTGAGTTACCAGGCCGGAACGTTCGGCGTCTGGGGGCGCACGATGAAGGTCGGAGCCGCCGGTCTGCCCAGCCAGATGACCGCGCAGGGGCATGACCTCTTTGCCGGCGGCGCCTATCTCGCCGCCGACTTCGGCTCCGGAGCGCCGGTGAGGACGGGCGCCTCGGCCTTGACCACGCTCTCGTCATCGGCGCACCGGGTTGTCGTGCGCGCCGACGATCGACTGGGGAAGATCTCGGTTTCGAGCAAGGTGACGACGGAATTCGACGGCATGTACAAAGTCGAAATGACCCTGACGCCGCACGGCTCCGTTTCCGTGAACTCTCTCAAGCTGGTCGTCCCGCTACGCAACGACGCCGCAAATTACCTGCACGCGTGTGGGGAGGGGATCCGCTACGGTTTCGACGACCGGTTCCTGCCGCAGGGCAAGACGGGCGCACTCTGGGACTCGCGCCGCGTGGATGGTCAGCCCATGCTGGTGGGCTCGTTCATCCCGTATCTCTGGATCGGCAATCCCGAGCGCGGCGTCTGCTGGTTCGCCGACAGCGACCAAGGCTGGGTTCCGAGCAATCAAATTCCGGCGATTGAGATCCGGCGGGATTCGCCGGGCAGCACGGACCTCGTGCTGAACTTGATCGGCGGGAAGTTCACTTTGACTACGCCGCGCACGATCACGTTTGCGTTCCAGGCAACGCCGGTCAAGCCTATGCCGGAACACTGGCGGATGGACACGTGGTGGACCGGCGACTCGTTCAAAGATTGGGCGCAGATCGAATCGGAGGGCAAGGCGGGCGCGATGGGGCTCATCTTCAGCTCTCTGCCGTTTCCGCTCGATCCGCCCAAGAGCCATGAGATGGTCGAGGCGCGGCATAAAGAAAGCAACGCCACCATCTTCGGCTTCGACAAATACCGCGCGAACGCCGTTCCCTACTTCGAACATATCAATATGGGCGAGCAGTTCGTTCCCGAGCTGACCTACTTCAATGAAGAGTGGCGCACCCGGGTCAGCCGGGGCCTGTCCTATGGCAAGACGCTTTCGGACTTCATGATCTACAAGCTGAGCCACTGGGTTCAGGACGCCGATATCGACGGGTTCTATGTCGATAATGTCTTCCCGATCGCCGACGACAATATCGACTCCGGCCATGGCTACCGGCTGCCGGATGGACGCGTGCAGCCCGCCTATCAGATGTTTGACACGCGGCGATACTTCCTGCGCATGCGCGCCGCCTTCGCCGAGCGGGGCAAGAGCGGCAAGATCGTACTGCACATGACTAACCACCTGATCGCGCCTTGGATGGGCGCGGCGGATATCGCGCTCGACGGCGAGCATCACGTGATCTACCCGGAGATGGGCAAGGACTTCATGGATTTCTGGTCGCAGGAGCGTCTGCGCATGGACCATCCCGAGCAGTGGGGCTCGCCCGTGAACTTCCTTCAGGAATATCAGGGAAGCTGGGACCACGATGTACTGAAGAAGGCGATGCGCGCCTACACCGGGATGCTGCTGGTGAATGATGTGCTCGCGTCGGCCAACGCCAACAGTCTCAATCAGGAAGCCTGGATCGCGCGCGATCACTTCGGCATGGAGTCGTCCGATGTCCAGTTCCACGGATACTGGGATCCGGCGAACGGCCTGAAATGCGCGGCGCCCAGCGTGTTTGTCTCCGGCTGGACCCGGCCGGGCAAGGCGCTGATCGTCGCTGCGAACATGGGAGAAAAGACGGGTGCGGCCGTAAGGATCGACGCGAAGGCGCTCGGTCTTCCCGCGTCGTCCCATTGGAAAGTATCGGACGCCGAGACCGGGCAAGCACTCTCGGCCGGCTCCGACGGACAGGTGACGCTCGCCATTGAGCGTCACGATTATCGGCAGATCGTCATCGAGACGGGCGAATAA
- a CDS encoding phytanoyl-CoA dioxygenase family protein yields the protein MANRVLTDEQIAHFIDQGYVKLEGAFPREKALAAQDFLWERLAERGVGREDRATWTEPMVHLREVYDDDVFTSCMTERLEDAIEEIVGRDRWADRGKKIGWGWWPVNFALGADKPWDVPTGGWHWDGIQFRHRVTAPDQGLLLLPHLSSVAPQGGGTLVAAGSHKIVARFLAAHPDGIELNDALPACSRAHPWLAELTQGSADGVDRVAKFMDAATTDELGTELRVVETTSEPGDVWICHPFLYHAASQNHSGTPRFMCNRTTPLKSPMALDRPDGDYSPVEISIREALAV from the coding sequence ATGGCGAATCGTGTGCTGACGGATGAGCAGATCGCTCATTTCATCGACCAGGGCTATGTCAAATTGGAGGGAGCGTTTCCGCGCGAAAAGGCGCTTGCGGCGCAGGATTTTCTCTGGGAGCGCCTTGCCGAGCGGGGTGTAGGGCGAGAGGACCGCGCAACTTGGACGGAGCCGATGGTCCATCTTCGGGAGGTATATGACGACGACGTGTTTACGTCGTGCATGACGGAGCGTCTGGAGGACGCCATCGAGGAGATTGTCGGCCGAGACCGCTGGGCGGATCGCGGCAAGAAAATCGGGTGGGGATGGTGGCCCGTCAACTTTGCGCTCGGGGCCGACAAGCCTTGGGACGTTCCCACGGGCGGCTGGCACTGGGACGGCATTCAGTTCCGGCACCGCGTCACGGCGCCGGATCAGGGCTTGCTGCTGCTGCCGCACCTGTCCAGCGTCGCGCCTCAGGGCGGCGGAACGCTGGTGGCGGCCGGATCGCACAAGATCGTCGCGCGGTTTCTGGCGGCGCATCCGGACGGGATCGAGCTGAACGACGCTCTGCCGGCGTGCAGCCGGGCGCATCCCTGGCTGGCCGAGCTAACCCAGGGCTCGGCGGACGGCGTGGACCGAGTCGCGAAGTTCATGGACGCCGCGACGACCGATGAGCTGGGAACCGAGCTTCGCGTCGTGGAGACGACCTCGGAGCCGGGAGACGTCTGGATCTGCCATCCGTTTCTCTACCACGCCGCCTCGCAAAACCATTCGGGAACGCCGCGCTTTATGTGCAACCGCACCACGCCGCTGAAAAGCCCGATGGCGCTGGATCGGCCGGACGGCGACTATTCCCCCGTGGAGATCAGCATCCGCGAAGCGCTCGCCGTTTAG
- a CDS encoding GntR family transcriptional regulator, translating into MRAKSQKPKYLDLVTRLRADVQNGRLKPGDRLPSFVELRNEHRVSRGTVEKVHALLEKDGLIVREQGRGVFVAPTLRTAANGIIGFAGGGFTERSSSLFWAHLLDGIQQEAAEQRLPLLLLTRSSDPSIWGKIDGLLMSVNEEETQEILGNMPAGLPCVSILHPVDEVSSVVVDDYQGTKDATDHLLALGHKRIGFLISGFDRLIDQRLSGYRDALQSAGIEPSLNGIRQMHLRIGRDSKTEFVEQGRRTMREWLGSNWGTLGYTALIAQNDNAAVGAIEALREAGLRVPEDVSVVGYDGNETYDYFTPRLTTVHVPIQEIGARATCALIEAIGDQGGKARTATVLARLRLGDSTGPAPARD; encoded by the coding sequence ATGCGCGCCAAATCGCAAAAGCCGAAATATCTCGATCTCGTGACCCGGCTTCGTGCGGACGTGCAAAATGGGCGTCTCAAACCCGGCGACCGGCTTCCCTCGTTTGTCGAACTGCGCAACGAGCACCGAGTCAGCCGGGGGACCGTCGAGAAGGTTCACGCCCTGCTGGAAAAGGATGGGCTGATCGTCCGCGAACAGGGACGAGGCGTGTTTGTCGCGCCGACCCTGCGCACGGCGGCCAACGGCATCATCGGGTTCGCTGGCGGCGGCTTCACCGAACGGAGCAGCTCGCTGTTCTGGGCGCATCTGCTGGATGGAATTCAGCAGGAAGCCGCCGAGCAACGGCTGCCGCTCCTTTTACTGACGCGCAGCAGCGATCCCAGCATCTGGGGCAAGATCGACGGTCTTTTGATGAGCGTCAACGAAGAAGAAACACAGGAGATTCTCGGGAACATGCCGGCGGGTCTTCCCTGTGTTTCCATTCTTCACCCAGTGGACGAAGTGAGCAGCGTGGTGGTGGACGATTACCAGGGAACCAAGGACGCGACGGACCATCTGCTGGCGCTTGGCCACAAACGGATCGGCTTCCTGATCTCGGGCTTCGACCGCTTGATCGACCAGCGCCTTTCGGGTTACCGGGACGCGCTTCAGTCGGCGGGGATCGAGCCGAGCCTGAACGGGATCCGTCAGATGCATCTGCGGATCGGTCGCGATTCCAAGACGGAGTTCGTGGAGCAGGGGCGGCGGACGATGCGCGAGTGGCTGGGTTCGAACTGGGGGACGCTGGGCTACACGGCGCTGATCGCTCAGAACGACAACGCGGCGGTGGGGGCGATCGAGGCGCTTCGGGAAGCGGGCCTTCGCGTTCCGGAAGATGTGAGCGTGGTGGGTTACGACGGCAACGAGACTTACGACTACTTCACGCCGCGCCTGACGACCGTCCACGTTCCTATTCAAGAAATCGGCGCCAGGGCGACATGCGCGCTGATCGAGGCAATTGGCGATCAGGGAGGTAAGGCCAGAACAGCAACAGTTCTGGCGCGATTGAGACTGGGAGATTCGACCGGGCCCGCGCCGGCGAGAGATTGA
- a CDS encoding DUF1559 domain-containing protein, with protein MNLQKANFRSRAQFYGFTLIELLVVIAIIAILAAILFPVFAKAREKARQASCLSNEKQIGLGVLQYVQDNDETYPCGSRAGYGQPGVPGSWDGYGVGWAGKLYPYLKSTGIFKCPDDPGAANITISYAMNANFIPDHASAAAITLAKLNSPSKTVYLLEVSAFNSPNITDFTQEAVSGDTIGAEDNLTGYSHFATGQMINNGDPHGLPTAQMIDAKGRHTDGSNFLYADGHTKWSLPTGVSPGYTSGTENCSTNPGNWWLSEWTTCPDGRTTFSIS; from the coding sequence TTGAATTTACAGAAAGCAAATTTCCGTTCACGAGCTCAGTTTTATGGCTTTACCTTGATTGAACTGCTCGTCGTCATCGCCATTATAGCGATTCTCGCAGCAATACTATTCCCCGTCTTCGCCAAGGCCCGTGAGAAGGCCCGCCAGGCGTCGTGTTTGAGCAACGAGAAGCAGATCGGTTTGGGAGTGCTTCAGTACGTACAGGATAACGACGAAACCTATCCCTGCGGCTCTCGCGCGGGATACGGACAGCCGGGAGTTCCGGGCTCCTGGGATGGTTATGGCGTGGGCTGGGCGGGCAAGCTCTATCCCTATCTCAAGAGCACGGGTATATTCAAATGTCCGGATGATCCGGGCGCGGCTAATATCACGATCTCTTACGCCATGAACGCAAACTTTATTCCGGACCACGCCTCGGCGGCGGCGATCACCCTTGCGAAGCTGAACAGTCCCTCGAAGACCGTCTATCTGCTGGAAGTCTCGGCGTTCAATAGCCCCAATATCACGGACTTCACACAGGAGGCTGTTTCCGGCGACACCATCGGCGCGGAAGATAACCTGACCGGCTACTCGCATTTCGCCACGGGACAGATGATCAATAACGGTGATCCGCACGGCCTTCCGACAGCGCAAATGATCGACGCCAAAGGGCGGCACACCGACGGATCCAACTTCCTGTATGCGGACGGTCACACAAAATGGTCGCTGCCTACGGGAGTGTCGCCGGGTTATACGTCCGGAACGGAAAATTGCAGCACCAACCCGGGCAACTGGTGGCTCTCGGAGTGGACGACCTGTCCGGATGGACGCACGACGTTCAGCATCAGCTAA